A portion of the Hymenobacter yonginensis genome contains these proteins:
- a CDS encoding lipopolysaccharide biosynthesis protein — translation MLQLFARFTPCLRSNQFLSLAGNVAASGLTVVSVSVLFRLLPVAEVGAWVFFLSMLGLGEAFRAGFLTTAFIRAYAGTGAARAKEVIGSAWVLAALITAGLGGLCLLAALAMPAAANPSVALFVQWFPLSFALTLPGFVASCAQQARQRFGRLLALRLLTQLTFLAGVGTLGLLHEASLARVVYSHLGATALSSVAALALGWTGLSSLRHRSAATVRELAHFGKYSVGSYIGSYLLRSSDTLLITVLLGPAALAVYNLAQRFLEIIEIPLRSVTATAIPALSAAFNRHDRAGLAALLERQAGLLTWALLPVIVGTVLLAEVPIALIGGRQYLGTEAANVLRLSISMAVLFPLDRFTGVALDVLGRPHLNLLKVLLMLAVNVAGDLIGIHFTHSIYGVALASLPTILVGFGFGFQLLQRELPVRASGMLRAGWVAGRRLLGSWRGRLVVQPSATLPVS, via the coding sequence ATGCTTCAGCTCTTTGCCCGCTTTACGCCTTGCCTGCGCTCCAACCAGTTTCTGTCGCTGGCCGGCAACGTGGCGGCTTCGGGGCTCACCGTGGTGTCGGTGTCGGTGCTTTTCCGGCTGCTGCCGGTGGCCGAGGTGGGGGCCTGGGTGTTCTTCCTCTCGATGCTGGGGCTGGGGGAGGCCTTCCGGGCGGGGTTTCTGACCACGGCCTTCATTCGGGCCTACGCCGGCACCGGCGCGGCGCGTGCAAAGGAGGTCATAGGCTCGGCCTGGGTGCTGGCAGCCCTGATTACGGCCGGCCTGGGCGGCCTTTGCCTGCTGGCTGCTCTGGCGATGCCGGCTGCCGCCAACCCTAGCGTGGCGCTGTTCGTGCAGTGGTTTCCGCTCTCGTTCGCCCTCACGTTGCCGGGCTTCGTGGCCAGCTGCGCCCAGCAGGCCCGTCAGCGCTTTGGCCGCCTGCTTGCCCTGCGTCTGCTCACCCAGCTCACGTTTCTGGCGGGCGTGGGCACGCTGGGGCTGCTGCACGAAGCCTCGCTGGCCCGGGTGGTGTACAGCCACCTGGGAGCCACCGCCCTGAGCAGCGTGGCGGCCCTGGCCCTGGGCTGGACCGGGCTGAGCAGCCTGCGCCACCGCTCGGCGGCCACGGTGCGGGAGCTGGCCCACTTCGGCAAGTACAGCGTGGGCAGCTACATCGGCTCCTACCTGCTGCGCAGCTCTGATACCTTACTCATCACCGTGCTGCTGGGCCCGGCTGCGCTGGCCGTGTACAACCTGGCCCAGCGCTTTCTGGAAATCATTGAAATTCCGCTGCGCAGCGTCACGGCCACGGCCATTCCGGCGCTGTCGGCCGCCTTCAACCGCCACGACCGGGCCGGGCTGGCCGCCCTGCTGGAGCGGCAGGCGGGCCTGCTCACCTGGGCGCTGCTGCCCGTGATAGTGGGCACGGTGCTGCTGGCCGAAGTGCCCATTGCCCTCATCGGCGGGCGGCAGTACCTGGGCACCGAGGCCGCCAACGTGCTGCGCCTGAGCATCAGCATGGCCGTGTTGTTTCCCCTCGACCGGTTCACCGGCGTGGCCCTCGATGTGCTGGGCCGGCCCCACCTCAACCTGCTGAAGGTGCTGCTGATGCTGGCCGTAAACGTGGCCGGCGACCTGATCGGCATTCACTTCACCCACAGCATCTACGGCGTGGCCCTGGCCAGCCTGCCCACTATTCTAGTCGGCTTTGGGTTCGGCTTCCAACTGCTGCAGCGTGAACTGCCCGTGCGGGCCAGTGGGATGCTGCGGGCCGGTTGGGTTGCGGGGCGCCGCCTGTTGGGCAGCTGGCGCGGCCGCCTTGTAGTTCAGCCATCTGCTACTCTGCCCGTATCATGA
- a CDS encoding beta-1,6-N-acetylglucosaminyltransferase, with protein MKIAHLIIAHKGPQQLGRLLDALAHPDVDCYIHLDRKTDAAPFNFLRDRPRVYFTRTRNAITWGGYSQTRNTVDCLREILTRNPACEFINVLSGQDYPLVPPAQVLAFLAGRRGESFLATEPSDGAWWQANRTRATRYHLTEFSFPGRYLVQRALNTLLPERRLPLDGPLYGGPTCSWFTLARATARYVVDFMAANPRLHRFACLTWGSDEFLLPTVLLNSPLAASVRNDSLRYIDWRAGGATPKMLTSADLPALLSSGRFWARKFDTCHDASVLDALDSLVLGRQPIEVG; from the coding sequence ATGAAAATCGCCCACCTCATCATCGCTCACAAGGGCCCGCAGCAGCTGGGCCGCCTGCTCGATGCCCTGGCCCATCCCGACGTGGACTGCTACATCCACCTCGACCGGAAAACGGATGCCGCGCCCTTCAACTTTCTGCGCGACCGGCCCCGCGTATACTTCACCCGTACCCGCAACGCCATTACCTGGGGCGGCTACAGCCAGACCCGGAATACGGTCGACTGCCTACGCGAAATCCTGACCCGCAACCCGGCCTGTGAATTTATTAACGTGCTGAGCGGGCAGGACTACCCGCTGGTGCCGCCCGCGCAGGTGCTGGCTTTCCTGGCCGGGCGGCGGGGCGAGTCGTTTCTGGCCACTGAGCCTTCCGATGGGGCTTGGTGGCAGGCCAACCGCACGCGCGCCACCCGCTACCACCTCACCGAGTTTTCCTTTCCTGGCCGCTACTTGGTGCAGCGCGCCCTCAACACCCTGCTGCCCGAGCGCCGGCTTCCCCTCGATGGTCCGCTCTACGGCGGCCCCACCTGCAGCTGGTTTACCCTGGCCCGCGCGACGGCCCGCTACGTGGTCGATTTTATGGCGGCCAATCCCCGGCTGCACCGCTTTGCCTGCCTCACCTGGGGCTCCGATGAATTTCTGCTGCCCACCGTGCTGCTCAACTCGCCGCTGGCCGCCTCGGTCCGCAACGACAGCCTCCGCTACATCGACTGGCGGGCGGGCGGTGCTACTCCCAAGATGCTGACCAGCGCCGACCTGCCCGCACTGCTTAGCTCGGGCCGATTCTGGGCCCGCAAGTTTGATACCTGCCACGATGCCTCCGTGCTCGATGCGCTGGACTCGCTGGTCCTGGGCAGGCAGCCCATTGAGGTGGGGTAG
- a CDS encoding glycosyltransferase family 2 protein, with protein MLTTLFWLFLAVVLYTYVGYAGVVWAWAWLLRPAPAVAGGSEPFEPEVTLVVPAYNEADILEAKIRNCLALDYPCAKLRLLFITDGSTDHSARVLARFPLVQHLHQPQRAGKSMAENRAIRHVRTPFVVFTDCNTLLNPEAVRRLVRHYADPRVGAVSGEKRVQADGSTAGAGEGLYWRYESLLKRCDSAISSLMGAAGELVSFRTALFRPLEADTILDDFVQSMRIVADGYRVVYEPGAYATEPPSFSLREELKRKVRICAGGWQAMTRLPGLLNPVRQPVITFLYASHRVLRWSLTPLLLALLLPLSAVLAANQGGVYALALAGQLAFYAAAGLGWALASRGRPAGRLLVPLYFTLMHVAVFQGFWRFVRRAQPAAWDKARRATVATA; from the coding sequence ATGCTGACGACTTTGTTCTGGCTGTTTCTGGCCGTGGTGCTGTACACCTACGTGGGCTACGCCGGCGTGGTGTGGGCCTGGGCCTGGCTACTGCGCCCGGCCCCCGCAGTGGCGGGCGGTTCCGAGCCTTTCGAGCCCGAAGTGACGCTGGTAGTGCCGGCTTACAATGAGGCCGATATCCTGGAAGCCAAAATCCGCAACTGTCTGGCCCTGGATTATCCTTGCGCCAAGCTGCGGCTGCTTTTCATCACCGACGGCAGCACCGACCATTCGGCGCGGGTGCTGGCGCGGTTTCCATTGGTGCAGCATCTGCACCAGCCCCAGCGGGCCGGCAAGTCGATGGCTGAAAACCGCGCCATCCGCCACGTCCGCACGCCCTTCGTGGTGTTCACCGACTGCAACACCCTGCTCAACCCCGAGGCGGTGCGCCGGTTAGTGCGCCACTACGCCGATCCGCGGGTCGGGGCCGTGTCGGGTGAGAAGCGTGTGCAGGCCGACGGCAGCACCGCCGGGGCCGGCGAGGGCCTGTACTGGCGCTACGAGTCGCTGCTCAAGCGCTGCGACTCGGCCATCAGCAGCCTGATGGGCGCGGCCGGGGAGCTGGTGTCCTTCCGCACGGCCCTGTTCCGCCCGCTGGAGGCCGACACCATCCTCGACGACTTCGTGCAGTCCATGCGCATTGTAGCCGACGGGTACCGCGTGGTGTACGAGCCCGGCGCCTACGCCACCGAGCCGCCGTCGTTTTCGCTCAGGGAGGAGCTGAAGCGCAAGGTGCGTATCTGTGCCGGGGGCTGGCAGGCCATGACGCGTCTGCCGGGTTTGCTCAACCCCGTGCGGCAGCCGGTGATCACGTTTCTGTACGCCTCGCACCGGGTGCTGCGCTGGAGCCTGACGCCGCTGCTGCTGGCGCTGCTGCTGCCGCTGAGCGCGGTGCTGGCCGCCAACCAGGGCGGGGTGTACGCGCTGGCGCTGGCCGGGCAGCTGGCCTTCTACGCGGCGGCCGGGCTGGGCTGGGCGCTGGCTAGTCGGGGCCGGCCGGCGGGGCGGCTGCTGGTGCCGCTGTACTTCACGCTCATGCACGTGGCCGTGTTCCAGGGTTTCTGGCGTTTCGTGCGCCGCGCCCAGCCCGCCGCCTGGGACAAGGCCCGACGCGCCACCGTCGCCACGGCATAA
- a CDS encoding type II toxin-antitoxin system Y4mF family antitoxin translates to MTTALSALVKQCRKLLQLSQPDLAVKAGVGLRFVRELEQGKGTLRLNKVKQVLRLFGHEPAPASIDLTLLLSQQP, encoded by the coding sequence CTGACCACTGCTTTATCCGCCTTGGTCAAGCAGTGTCGCAAGCTGTTACAGCTGTCCCAGCCTGACCTGGCCGTTAAGGCCGGCGTAGGGTTGCGCTTTGTGCGCGAGCTGGAACAGGGGAAAGGCACCCTGCGGCTGAACAAGGTCAAGCAGGTGCTGCGCCTATTCGGCCACGAGCCGGCGCCCGCTTCCATTGACCTTACCCTGCTCCTGAGTCAGCAGCCTTAA
- a CDS encoding acyltransferase: MSLSATLDSAAAPAAGRLAALAGRIKRSPHLKKLAAWLLFQPRRSRPRVWMKWLANPFVHHYAPGSLVRRARRDLVPFHAFSLGRDSILEDQVTVANGMGGIHIGNRTLIGIGDVLIGPVRIGHHVILAQHVVLSGLNHGYQDPARPIRDQPCTAAEIVVEDEVWIGANVVVTAGVRIGRHAVVAGGSVVTRDVPAYSVVAGNPARVLRQLNPATGQWERVE; this comes from the coding sequence ATGTCCCTCTCCGCTACTCTGGATTCTGCTGCTGCCCCGGCTGCCGGCCGCCTGGCCGCGCTGGCCGGGCGCATCAAGCGCAGCCCGCACTTGAAGAAGCTGGCCGCCTGGCTGCTGTTTCAGCCCCGCCGCTCCCGGCCCCGGGTTTGGATGAAGTGGCTGGCTAACCCCTTCGTGCACCATTATGCCCCCGGCTCGCTGGTGCGCCGCGCCCGCCGCGACCTGGTGCCCTTCCACGCCTTCAGCCTGGGCCGGGACTCCATCCTGGAAGACCAGGTAACGGTGGCCAACGGCATGGGTGGCATTCACATCGGCAACCGCACGCTCATCGGCATCGGTGACGTGCTCATCGGGCCCGTGCGCATCGGTCACCACGTGATTCTGGCCCAGCACGTGGTGCTCTCCGGACTGAACCACGGCTACCAGGACCCGGCCCGGCCCATCCGCGACCAGCCCTGCACGGCGGCCGAAATCGTGGTGGAGGATGAGGTCTGGATCGGGGCCAACGTGGTGGTGACGGCCGGCGTGCGCATTGGCCGGCACGCGGTGGTGGCCGGCGGCAGCGTGGTGACCAGGGACGTGCCAGCCTACTCGGTGGTGGCCGGCAACCCCGCCCGGGTGCTGCGCCAGCTCAACCCCGCCACCGGCCAGTGGGAACGGGTGGAGTAG